Genomic window (Streptomyces yatensis):
CAACCGGGACGCGATCGCCGACTACCTTGACGCCGTCCTCAGCAACAACACCGCCAGCTGACCCACCCCGGGGAGCCCACGATGACCGTCCGCCGTGTCGTACCCAACGTCCGGTCCGAAGCGATGCGGGAGAACCGGGAGTTCTACGGTCTCCTGGGCTTCGAAGAGGTGATGAACCAGGGCTGGATCATGACCCTCGCCTCCACCACCAACCCCACCGCCCAGATCAGCGTGCTGACCCACGACGAGACCGGGCCGGTGGTCCCCGATGTGAGCGTCGAGGTGGACGATGTGGACGCGGCCTACGCGGCGATGTGCGACAGCGGTGCCGAGATCGTGCACTCCCTGCGGGACGAGGAGTGGGGCGTGCGCCGCTTCTTCGTCCGCGACCCCAACGGCCGCGTGATCAATGTGCTGAGCCACCGCCGATAACCCGATGCGCCCCGCCCACGCTCTGGGCTCCGCCCACGCACTGGGCTAGCGTCACCGCTCATGACGACACCACCGCGCATCCGCCCGCCCCGCACCGCCGATGAGCGCA
Coding sequences:
- a CDS encoding VOC family protein, producing MTVRRVVPNVRSEAMRENREFYGLLGFEEVMNQGWIMTLASTTNPTAQISVLTHDETGPVVPDVSVEVDDVDAAYAAMCDSGAEIVHSLRDEEWGVRRFFVRDPNGRVINVLSHRR